In the genome of Channa argus isolate prfri chromosome 8, Channa argus male v1.0, whole genome shotgun sequence, the window TTAGAACCAACTGACAACAATAAATTTTGTTTGAAAAGTCTACTCAAATGTCTCTGCTGCATGGGCGTTGTTGAACCCAGAGCTTCACGGCTTTGATTGAGTGAAGACATTTATGCCGCAGAGGTTGTAGTGAACACTGAAAGAATGCATTTATCCTAAGAACCATGTGGCCACAACATACAGCAGAGCACCTGTACGCAGTCATCATACAGGTCTGGTATGACAGTTTTGGCAGCCTGGAGGCCCAACGAGTAGaacatcaggctgggatgcaaAGGTCTGCAGGACCAAATCCCAGCCCACACTCCAGGTGCCTCCTGGGGCAGGACGCTCAGCGCTAGCTCTGATTGGGGGGCAGTGACATCATGACTGTCTCCAGGGAGATGCCGGATcaaagtgtgtttgtaaaaCCCGTTTCACATGTGAACTTGTCCGGAGACAGATAAGTGATAGAAACATCAACAGGCCCACTCGCTTTTAATCCTCACGACATttcaggacagagcagtgtTGATACACAAAGACTAATAAGTTTGTAGTCCCAATTATAATGACATAGatctatgttaaaaaaaaacaaaggcaaacaatCCTGTGGAATAGTCCTAATATATAATGAACTTTACATCCATTTCCTTCCACAGCTGGATACCAGGAAATACTGACCCCTAAAAGACACTTGTTAAAGATGATTGTATCAAACCTGCAGCCCTTGGAAATCACAGAGGATCCCAACTTCCTGGGTTTTATCAATGCATTACACACCACTTTTCAAATTCCCACCAAATCTGAGATGCGCTCACTGCTTATGACCGTTTAcaaggaaaaggagaaagagttGCAAAACACCTTGGCCTCTGTTGATGACGTGACACTGACATGTGAGCTGTGGTCTTCAAGACCTGAAGACTCATACCTGACAGCGAGCGCTCATTTTGTGGACAACCTCGGAAATCTCAGGTCCTACACGCTCCAGACTACCTGTCTGTTTGGAGACGAATCTGCAGCCAACATTCAAAACCAACTCACTGCCATCATGGAGGTTTGGGGCATAAAAGAAAAGGTCCACACAGTGGTCAGAGCTGGCATGCCTCAAATGAAACGTGTTAAGGTGAAATGGAGAGACATGCCTTGTTTTGCTGACACCCTGAATATGATATTTAAGGATCTAATGGGAAATGATGAGCTATCAAATGTACTCAGAAAGTGCCAGGACATCATCAGGTTCTTTAAGTACAACTCTGATGCTGAGAGGAAGCTCAGAGAGATTCAGCAACAGCTGGGCATGAAACAAGAGGAGCTGATCCTGTGCTCTGGGGACCAGTGGTTCACCTGGCTACACATGCTTGAACAACTGCATCGTCAATACTGGACCATGATGATGGTGATTGACGAACAAGGCAAGACAGATTTAAATcttaatgaaaatgataaaagaaaactCGACAATATCATATCAGCCCTGAAACCTCTGAGGGAAGCCACGTCCATGATGAAAGGAAAAGGATTTGAGAccatttcagtcattttgccTCTGCTGATGAAAGTCATGGCCAAACTtaaaggggaagaaaaacaaaatgatgtcGCTCGGGCTTTACTgtctaaatgtaaaaagaagTTTGGTGACATCAACAACCACCAACTGGCTCCCATGACATTCCTTGACCCGAGATACAAAAACCAGCTGggagagcaaaacaaaaaacaagcgaTAGAGAAAATTACGAAGGAGCTCACCGCAGGCCAAGTCTTCTCTGCTGCTAAGGTCAAAGCTGTACTGAAAAGATACTTGGCCAAAGAGCCTAATGCAAAGGATTCAAACCCTTTGGCCTGGTGGAGGTTCACAGGAAAGGAGCAATTTGGTGACTTGAGCAAACTAGCTCTGAAAAAACTTGGGGTTGTCTCCACTGCTTTGCCACTGGAGAGAGCATCCGTCAGCACAGGTGAACGGTTCTCCAACTTCAGGAGCTCCATCGAGCCAGAAATCCTCCACATGACCCTGTTCCTTCACAACAACTGGTGTACCAACTCTTAGAAACAAATTCATGAGTCTGAGCTCACTTAAATTTAGCATATCTTGCATTTTATGCcctgtttaacacacacaaatagaaaatgacaatcgctttttctgtttaataattTGCTTGAAATCAAGACAACCGTGATTTACGACAAACATGGCCAACAACTAACCTTCAACATCCCAGGT includes:
- the LOC137131751 gene encoding E3 SUMO-protein ligase ZBED1-like, producing MASIPRSVRSCTVRPTPYPQRSGRRDNPHQPQDHIRQRRAGYQEILTPKRHLLKMIVSNLQPLEITEDPNFLGFINALHTTFQIPTKSEMRSLLMTVYKEKEKELQNTLASVDDVTLTCELWSSRPEDSYLTASAHFVDNLGNLRSYTLQTTCLFGDESAANIQNQLTAIMEVWGIKEKVHTVVRAGMPQMKRVKVKWRDMPCFADTLNMIFKDLMGNDELSNVLRKCQDIIRFFKYNSDAERKLREIQQQLGMKQEELILCSGDQWFTWLHMLEQLHRQYWTMMMVIDEQGKTDLNLNENDKRKLDNIISALKPLREATSMMKGKGFETISVILPLLMKVMAKLKGEEKQNDVARALLSKCKKKFGDINNHQLAPMTFLDPRYKNQLGEQNKKQAIEKITKELTAGQVFSAAKVKAVLKRYLAKEPNAKDSNPLAWWRFTGKEQFGDLSKLALKKLGVVSTALPLERASVSTGERFSNFRSSIEPEILHMTLFLHNNWCTNS